The following proteins come from a genomic window of Lysobacterales bacterium:
- the gspI gene encoding type II secretion system minor pseudopilin GspI codes for MTRRGFSLIEVLVALAVVAIALVALLAAAGRMARDADHLRELTLADWVAANVLVETRLREPFPDIGAREGRMRMGPHDYRWQRVVQNTPEPALRRIDVHVYAADATPDEAPIHTLVGFAGRP; via the coding sequence ATGACGCGGCGCGGCTTCAGCCTGATCGAAGTGCTGGTGGCGCTCGCCGTCGTGGCGATCGCACTCGTCGCCTTGCTCGCGGCGGCAGGACGCATGGCGCGCGATGCCGATCACCTGCGCGAGTTGACACTGGCCGACTGGGTGGCCGCGAACGTGCTGGTCGAGACCCGCCTGCGCGAGCCGTTTCCCGACATCGGTGCGCGCGAAGGGCGCATGCGTATGGGGCCGCATGATTATCGCTGGCAGCGGGTCGTGCAGAACACGCCGGAGCCGGCGTTGCGACGCATCGATGTGCATGTCTACGCGGCCGATGCGACTCCGGACGAGGCGCCGATCCATACGCTGGTCGGCTTCGCGGGGCGGCCATGA
- the gspJ gene encoding type II secretion system minor pseudopilin GspJ produces MNPMRRRGFTLVEVLVAVFIFALLMLAAYGSINALLRTRDGLADQNGRLRELQFAVGVLERDLRSALARPVREGYGEREPALLGTREAIAFTHAGVANPLAQERARIERVGYAWRDQSMSRYSFAVLDRTPATAPLTRIVLTKVTRIGFRYFDGQQWREQWPPVNVSPKPLRALPRAVEFSLETGDYGVITRLVDLPEVDEVAPAGTPAPPPGLPP; encoded by the coding sequence ATGAACCCCATGCGCCGGCGCGGCTTCACCCTGGTCGAGGTGCTGGTCGCTGTGTTCATCTTCGCGCTGCTGATGCTGGCGGCGTACGGCAGCATCAATGCCCTGCTGCGCACGCGCGACGGCCTCGCCGACCAGAACGGCCGCTTGCGCGAATTGCAGTTCGCGGTGGGCGTGCTGGAACGCGACCTGCGTTCGGCGTTGGCGCGACCGGTCCGCGAAGGCTATGGCGAGCGTGAGCCGGCCCTGCTCGGAACACGCGAGGCGATCGCGTTCACTCACGCCGGCGTGGCCAATCCGCTGGCACAGGAGCGCGCACGCATCGAGCGCGTCGGTTATGCCTGGCGTGACCAGAGCATGAGCCGCTACAGCTTCGCCGTGCTCGATCGCACGCCGGCGACGGCGCCGCTGACGCGCATCGTCCTGACGAAAGTGACCCGCATCGGCTTCCGTTATTTCGATGGTCAGCAATGGCGCGAGCAGTGGCCGCCGGTGAACGTCTCGCCGAAGCCGCTGCGGGCGCTGCCGCGTGCGGTCGAGTTCTCGCTCGAGACCGGCGACTACGGCGTGATCACGCGCCTAGTCGACCTGCCCGAAGTCGACGAGGTCGCGCCGGCTGGTACGCCCGCGCCGCCGCCGGGCTTGCCGCCATGA
- the gspK gene encoding type II secretion system minor pseudopilin GspK — protein sequence MKRERGVALIVAVLLVALATLIVASLIDTTDLALARTRNLVREQQASAYARGLETWGLDWLRRDQNEEPGVDSNGDLWARPLPPLDVPGGRISGRLRERNGCFNLNHLVVHGVEDALARRRFERLLRALKLPPELADAVIDYADIDSDAGTRGAEDMAYLLARPPRRSANQPFVHVSELRLVRGVDDAVFRVLEGQVCTNPQDSAINVNTASPQVLMSLVENLDEAQARKLNDEGQARMATIDAFDAKLAQLGLVLDGGPVKVGVASDQFLAEALVELDGIPFRYYSRIAREQQGHRVVYRSRGVD from the coding sequence ATGAAGCGCGAACGTGGCGTGGCCCTGATCGTGGCGGTGTTGCTGGTGGCACTGGCGACCCTCATCGTCGCGAGCCTGATCGACACCACCGATCTTGCGCTGGCGCGCACCCGCAACCTGGTACGCGAGCAGCAGGCGAGTGCGTATGCCCGCGGCCTCGAAACCTGGGGGCTGGACTGGCTGCGGCGCGACCAGAACGAAGAGCCCGGCGTCGATTCGAACGGCGACCTGTGGGCGCGGCCGCTGCCGCCACTGGATGTGCCGGGCGGCCGCATCAGCGGTCGCCTGCGCGAGCGCAACGGCTGCTTCAATCTCAACCATCTGGTCGTGCACGGCGTCGAGGATGCATTGGCGCGGCGTCGCTTCGAGCGCCTGCTGCGCGCGCTCAAGCTGCCGCCGGAGCTGGCCGATGCGGTCATCGATTACGCCGACATCGACAGCGATGCCGGTACCCGCGGCGCCGAGGACATGGCCTACCTGCTCGCGCGTCCGCCGCGGCGTTCGGCGAACCAGCCGTTCGTGCATGTCTCGGAATTGCGCCTCGTGCGCGGGGTCGACGACGCGGTGTTCAGGGTGCTCGAAGGGCAGGTGTGCACGAATCCGCAGGACAGCGCGATCAACGTGAACACGGCATCGCCGCAGGTGCTGATGAGTCTGGTCGAGAACCTCGACGAGGCGCAGGCGCGCAAGCTCAACGACGAAGGTCAGGCGCGCATGGCCACGATCGACGCCTTCGACGCCAAGCTCGCGCAACTCGGATTGGTGCTCGACGGCGGTCCGGTCAAGGTCGGCGTCGCCAGCGACCAGTTCCTCGCCGAAGCCTTGGTCGAACTCGATGGCATCCCGTTTCGCTACTACAGCCGCATTGCCCGTGAACAACAGGGCCATCGTGTCGTTTACCGCAGCCGCGGCGTCGATTGA
- the chrA gene encoding chromate efflux transporter has translation MSTARLRDDFLVWLQIGLLSFGGPAGQIALMQRRLVDELGWIDSRRFLAGLQFCMLIPGPEAQQLATYIGWTRQGWRGAVMAGGLFVLPGALLMLLLSLGYVYFGALPWTAALLLGLKCAVVVLIAQALWRLARRNLQDQATRWVAALAFVAVHLLHWPFPAIMLVALGVAGWQSWRAPALASMPSTPAPRSWPLGVAVLAAWAVPIVVLHLVRGPNDVLAGLGASYAELALLSFGGAYALLTHVADHAVQERHWLSETQMTDGLALAETTPGPLILVLQFVAFVAAWQSVDGGSPALGLIASLLALWVLFLPSFAWVILGAPWIARIESDPRYARALAFVSAAAFALILHLGLWIALHLLFAATTPLHLGTLRYDVPVPTSLNIDAGTITLLGFVMLRRGGGRLLPLLAVCGGAGLVAALLP, from the coding sequence ATGAGCACGGCGCGACTGCGCGACGATTTCCTGGTGTGGCTGCAGATCGGCCTGCTGTCGTTCGGCGGACCGGCTGGACAGATCGCGCTGATGCAGCGCCGCCTCGTCGATGAACTCGGATGGATCGACAGTCGCCGTTTTCTCGCCGGTCTGCAGTTCTGCATGCTGATTCCGGGACCCGAGGCGCAGCAGCTGGCCACCTACATCGGCTGGACCCGGCAAGGCTGGCGCGGCGCCGTGATGGCCGGCGGCCTGTTCGTATTGCCCGGTGCCCTGCTGATGCTGCTGCTCAGCCTCGGCTACGTGTATTTCGGCGCCTTGCCGTGGACCGCGGCGCTGCTGCTCGGACTCAAGTGCGCCGTCGTCGTGCTGATCGCGCAGGCGCTGTGGCGTTTGGCGCGACGCAACCTGCAGGACCAGGCCACGCGCTGGGTCGCGGCGCTGGCCTTCGTCGCCGTGCATCTGCTGCACTGGCCCTTTCCCGCAATCATGCTGGTCGCGCTCGGCGTTGCGGGTTGGCAAAGCTGGCGCGCACCGGCGCTCGCATCGATGCCATCGACACCGGCGCCGCGCAGCTGGCCGCTTGGCGTCGCCGTGCTCGCGGCCTGGGCGGTGCCGATCGTGGTCCTGCACCTGGTCCGCGGACCCAACGACGTGCTGGCCGGCCTCGGTGCGAGTTACGCGGAACTGGCCCTGCTCAGTTTCGGCGGCGCCTACGCACTGCTCACCCATGTGGCCGACCATGCGGTACAGGAGCGCCATTGGCTGAGCGAGACCCAGATGACCGACGGCCTGGCGCTGGCCGAGACCACGCCGGGCCCGCTGATCCTGGTCCTGCAGTTCGTCGCCTTCGTGGCCGCATGGCAGAGCGTCGATGGCGGCAGTCCGGCATTGGGGCTGATCGCGAGCCTGCTCGCGCTCTGGGTGCTGTTCCTGCCGAGCTTCGCCTGGGTGATCCTCGGCGCGCCGTGGATCGCGCGCATCGAGTCCGATCCACGCTACGCCCGCGCCCTTGCCTTCGTTTCGGCCGCAGCGTTCGCGCTGATCCTGCATCTCGGGCTGTGGATCGCGCTGCACCTGCTGTTCGCGGCGACCACGCCCCTGCACCTCGGCACGCTGCGCTACGACGTCCCCGTTCCCACCAGCCTGAACATCGATGCCGGGACGATCACCCTGCTCGGCTTCGTCATGCTGCGGCGGGGTGGCGGACGGCTGCTGCCCCTGCTCGCGGTCTGCGGCGGCGCCGGCCTGGTGGCCGCGCTGCTGCCCTGA
- a CDS encoding acyltransferase family protein, whose protein sequence is MSHLDPGAAPAAPSDARIPAFDHLRALAMLAGVLFHASLAYSPMMHGFWPTAYRAQSPLIDAVVWCLHLVRMPLFFVVAGYVTAWLIVRRGWGGLLRQRLRRIVVPMLVAWPLVHLAISASTQWALDHVAQPSPLLSMVKTWMAMPDPPGMPPSTGHLWFLYYLLLFTVLAWVVHALDWARGFARTVRITPARLALILPVLVAPGFFLTTAPHPAPESLFPQFWALALYGPFFALGAILLDRVDLLLSLRRWLWPGLLACVFAYVAFLMQLDQRAAADWGQTAPWSTALLQGLVAAWGTLAALIAGLRWLNHPSAWMAYLSRSSYWTYLLHLPVLFALQYVLLDHALSWPLALLLSCGLTLAICLLSYELLVRRTGLRHWVG, encoded by the coding sequence ATGAGCCACCTCGACCCCGGCGCCGCTCCGGCCGCGCCGTCGGACGCGCGCATCCCCGCGTTCGACCACCTGCGTGCGCTGGCGATGCTGGCCGGCGTGCTGTTCCACGCCTCCCTCGCCTACAGCCCGATGATGCACGGCTTCTGGCCGACCGCGTACCGCGCGCAGTCGCCATTGATCGACGCCGTCGTGTGGTGTCTGCACCTCGTGCGCATGCCGCTGTTCTTCGTGGTTGCCGGCTACGTCACCGCGTGGTTGATCGTGCGCCGCGGCTGGGGCGGACTGCTGCGCCAGCGCCTGCGCCGCATCGTCGTGCCGATGCTGGTCGCATGGCCGCTGGTCCATCTCGCCATATCCGCAAGCACGCAGTGGGCGCTCGATCACGTCGCACAGCCATCACCGCTCCTGTCGATGGTGAAGACCTGGATGGCGATGCCGGATCCACCCGGCATGCCGCCGAGCACCGGGCATCTGTGGTTCCTGTACTACCTGCTGCTGTTCACCGTGCTCGCATGGGTCGTGCACGCGCTCGACTGGGCGCGCGGGTTCGCGCGAACCGTCCGCATCACGCCGGCGCGGCTGGCGTTGATCCTGCCGGTGCTGGTGGCGCCCGGCTTCTTCCTGACCACCGCACCGCATCCGGCGCCGGAAAGCCTGTTCCCGCAGTTCTGGGCGTTGGCGTTATACGGGCCGTTCTTCGCACTCGGCGCGATACTGCTCGATCGCGTCGACCTGCTGCTGTCGCTGCGCCGCTGGTTGTGGCCTGGACTGCTCGCCTGCGTGTTCGCCTACGTCGCCTTCCTCATGCAACTGGACCAGCGCGCTGCCGCCGACTGGGGCCAGACCGCGCCGTGGTCGACCGCGCTGCTGCAAGGCCTCGTCGCGGCCTGGGGCACACTCGCGGCCCTGATCGCCGGACTGCGCTGGCTCAATCACCCGAGCGCCTGGATGGCCTATCTGTCACGCAGCAGTTACTGGACCTATCTGCTGCATCTGCCGGTGCTGTTCGCGCTGCAATACGTGCTGCTCGATCACGCGCTGTCGTGGCCGCTCGCGCTGCTGCTGTCGTGCGGACTGACGCTGGCGATCTGCCTGCTCAGCTACGAACTGCTGGTGCGCCGAACCGGCCTGCGTCACTGGGTGGGATGA
- a CDS encoding ABC-2 transporter permease: MTRELNWPVIRLLMIKDWQLFQKQLAAHLLGGIVALAFLGMAKPWAFYIGSLLLIILLVAIACFAVSTSLLVERKEQTLAFVMSLPVSPLDFTVAKLAGNLLTFLVPFLVMALFTAIIIFSTPLPDGLVVLAALVFGHVLVAYCISLAVAMQVESEGWNMFVMIGSMVLINPFLMLIGQMDSVQSVLRGNAVIWHAPALAILAAQTLIGLACLAYALWSNGRKPAFY; the protein is encoded by the coding sequence ATGACGCGTGAACTCAACTGGCCGGTCATCCGGCTGCTGATGATCAAGGACTGGCAGCTGTTCCAGAAGCAGCTGGCGGCACACCTGCTCGGCGGCATCGTCGCGCTGGCCTTCCTCGGCATGGCCAAGCCCTGGGCGTTCTACATCGGCTCGCTGCTGCTGATCATCCTGCTGGTGGCCATCGCCTGCTTCGCGGTCTCGACCTCGCTGCTGGTCGAACGCAAGGAACAGACGCTGGCCTTCGTGATGAGCCTGCCGGTATCGCCGCTCGACTTCACCGTCGCCAAACTCGCCGGCAACCTGCTGACGTTCCTGGTGCCCTTTCTGGTCATGGCCCTGTTCACGGCCATCATCATCTTCAGCACGCCGCTGCCGGACGGCCTAGTCGTGCTCGCCGCCCTGGTCTTCGGCCATGTGCTCGTCGCCTACTGCATCTCGTTGGCGGTGGCGATGCAGGTGGAATCGGAAGGCTGGAACATGTTCGTGATGATCGGCAGCATGGTGCTGATCAACCCCTTCCTCATGCTGATCGGACAGATGGACAGCGTGCAGAGCGTCTTGCGCGGCAATGCCGTGATCTGGCACGCGCCGGCGCTCGCCATCCTCGCCGCCCAGACCCTGATCGGCCTCGCCTGCCTCGCCTACGCGTTGTGGTCGAACGGCCGCAAACCCGCCTTTTACTGA
- a CDS encoding ABC transporter ATP-binding protein, producing the protein MTAAFAITGVSKHYPQFSINDFSLTLPEGQIMGLVGVNGAGKSTLLRLLTGLAAPSAGDIEVLGHRLPDAQVAAKRKIGFAAEDMRLYRGQTLAWHIELVRRIYPEWDSAYAASLLRRFDLRADQTVGGFSHGQRVKALLLLCLARRPQLLLLDEPTTGLDPVARAEVLESLAEVLRDEHRSVLFSSHNTHDVEQLSDSISFMHQGRLLASADKERFIDEWRRVLCVGDVPDTIDPWPELVQRRAAGSQIELKFRRWQDDLPERLAQVGLSVQRIDPMTLEDIFVTTVRAGGRP; encoded by the coding sequence ATGACCGCCGCCTTCGCCATCACCGGCGTCAGCAAGCACTACCCGCAATTCAGCATCAACGACTTCTCGCTGACCCTGCCCGAAGGCCAGATCATGGGTCTCGTCGGCGTCAACGGCGCCGGCAAGAGCACCTTGCTGCGCCTGCTCACCGGCCTGGCTGCGCCCTCGGCCGGCGACATCGAAGTGCTCGGTCATCGCCTGCCCGACGCGCAGGTCGCGGCCAAGCGCAAGATCGGCTTCGCGGCCGAGGACATGCGCCTGTATCGCGGCCAGACGCTGGCCTGGCACATCGAACTGGTGCGCCGCATCTATCCCGAATGGGACTCGGCCTATGCCGCCTCGCTGCTGCGCCGCTTCGACCTGCGCGCCGACCAGACCGTCGGCGGCTTCTCGCACGGGCAACGCGTCAAGGCGCTGCTGCTGCTCTGCCTCGCACGCCGGCCACAACTGCTGCTGCTCGACGAACCCACCACCGGACTCGACCCGGTCGCCCGCGCCGAAGTGCTGGAATCGCTGGCCGAAGTGCTGCGCGACGAACATCGCAGCGTGCTGTTCTCGTCGCACAACACCCACGACGTCGAGCAGTTGTCGGACAGCATCAGCTTCATGCACCAAGGCCGACTGCTGGCCAGCGCCGACAAGGAACGTTTCATCGATGAATGGCGCCGCGTGCTCTGCGTCGGCGACGTGCCGGACACGATCGACCCGTGGCCGGAACTGGTGCAACGCCGCGCCGCCGGCAGCCAGATCGAACTGAAATTCCGACGCTGGCAGGACGACCTGCCGGAACGTCTGGCCCAAGTCGGCCTGAGCGTGCAGCGCATCGACCCGATGACGCTGGAAGACATCTTCGTGACCACCGTACGTGCGGGAGGACGGCCATGA
- a CDS encoding GntR family transcriptional regulator has protein sequence MLLLSASDPRPMYQQIVDQITARVMAGDWAPGQSLPSIRELAATSGVSVITVKRAYEDLERAGVISTRHGKGSVVSERPDHARGLLDHHLDLQLTEAAATAARLGLAREALHGRLDLVLDAHATLPQRTADDAVASTSPTRKGIDR, from the coding sequence ATGCTGCTTCTTTCCGCCAGCGACCCGCGACCGATGTACCAGCAGATCGTCGACCAGATCACCGCGCGGGTGATGGCCGGCGACTGGGCGCCGGGTCAGTCCCTGCCGTCGATTCGTGAGCTGGCCGCCACCAGCGGTGTCAGCGTCATCACGGTCAAGCGCGCCTACGAGGACCTGGAACGTGCCGGGGTCATCAGCACCCGCCATGGCAAGGGTTCGGTGGTCAGCGAACGACCGGACCATGCGCGTGGCTTGCTCGACCATCACCTCGACCTGCAACTGACCGAAGCCGCGGCCACTGCCGCGCGACTCGGCCTTGCCCGCGAGGCGCTGCACGGCCGGCTCGACTTGGTGCTGGACGCCCACGCGACGCTCCCGCAGCGCACCGCCGATGACGCCGTCGCAAGCACGTCGCCCACCCGCAAAGGAATCGATCGATGA
- a CDS encoding dCMP deaminase, with the protein MTDEHHKWMKKAVELAARSVSESDRDDPTPAVGAVIVKNGAEIASAFRGQCAAGNHAEKCAIESAAGADLHGAVVYTTLEPCSRRNAPKIACAQRLIDQGVGTVFIGLYDPNPKIYREGWKMLRDAGVVLRDFPADLRHKLREMNTSFLEQYRSNKNRSGSATFDYVLSPIFSIGELPITIDTKWSHAASGVIHACSERGKIALARYANALDQIDDPSAMDFFPEKHSVTANDGDVVIFRGNAEHIFAVVKVERVLSLDRGDDRNEVTLSYEIRVIHIRGPMDSLFEQGP; encoded by the coding sequence ATGACCGACGAACACCACAAGTGGATGAAAAAGGCTGTTGAACTCGCAGCCCGGTCGGTATCCGAATCAGACCGAGACGATCCGACACCTGCTGTTGGGGCAGTTATCGTAAAGAACGGTGCTGAAATCGCCTCTGCCTTTCGCGGACAGTGCGCCGCTGGGAACCACGCTGAGAAGTGTGCAATAGAGTCTGCCGCCGGGGCAGATCTACACGGCGCCGTGGTCTACACAACGCTCGAACCATGCAGCCGTAGAAACGCGCCAAAAATCGCATGTGCGCAACGCCTAATAGACCAGGGGGTTGGCACTGTTTTCATCGGCCTCTATGACCCTAATCCGAAGATTTACAGAGAGGGTTGGAAAATGCTGCGCGATGCCGGCGTTGTCCTGCGGGATTTTCCGGCAGACCTGCGTCACAAGTTACGTGAGATGAACACGTCATTTCTAGAGCAGTATCGATCCAACAAAAATCGCAGCGGATCAGCAACATTCGATTACGTCCTATCTCCTATTTTCTCTATTGGCGAACTGCCCATAACCATCGATACAAAATGGTCACATGCAGCATCGGGCGTGATCCACGCATGTTCGGAGCGAGGGAAGATCGCTCTCGCTCGGTACGCAAATGCACTTGATCAGATCGACGATCCCTCCGCGATGGATTTCTTTCCGGAAAAACATTCCGTCACTGCAAATGACGGAGACGTCGTCATCTTTCGCGGCAATGCAGAGCACATCTTCGCTGTCGTGAAGGTCGAGCGAGTTCTCTCATTGGACCGAGGGGATGATCGAAATGAGGTCACCTTATCCTACGAAATTCGAGTAATACACATTCGGGGTCCGATGGATAGCCTGTTTGAGCAGGGGCCATAA
- a CDS encoding type II secretion system protein M: MKAWWSALSERDRRMLSIGGLVVAALLFWALWFDPLLQSRRNLADSVKQAEADLVYMQAASQRLAAMQSTGTATVFDRGGRSLLALADASAREAQLANVLKRIEPVSSGRVSVWLEAAPFDAMAAWLEQLQNSYGIRAEEFSVSRTVAPGQVDARIVLVDPAA; this comes from the coding sequence ATGAAGGCCTGGTGGTCGGCTCTGTCCGAACGCGATCGACGCATGCTGTCGATCGGTGGCCTCGTCGTCGCGGCCCTGCTGTTCTGGGCCTTGTGGTTCGATCCGCTGCTGCAGTCGCGGCGCAATCTCGCCGATAGCGTGAAGCAGGCCGAGGCCGATCTCGTCTACATGCAGGCGGCGTCGCAACGGCTGGCGGCGATGCAGTCGACCGGCACCGCCACGGTGTTCGACCGCGGGGGCCGTTCCCTGCTGGCCCTGGCCGACGCCAGTGCGCGCGAGGCCCAGCTCGCGAACGTGTTGAAGCGCATCGAGCCGGTGTCGAGCGGGCGCGTGTCGGTATGGCTGGAAGCAGCCCCGTTCGACGCGATGGCGGCGTGGCTGGAACAGTTGCAGAACAGCTACGGCATTCGTGCCGAGGAATTTTCCGTGTCGCGGACGGTCGCACCCGGCCAGGTCGACGCGCGCATCGTGCTGGTCGATCCAGCTGCATAG
- the gspN gene encoding type II secretion system protein N — MKKLLGWMLALVVLSVLFVVIVAATLPAATAYRFVEPKLQPLRLQGIEGNLWTGRATQLSVYAVPLGELRWTLEPGGALVLHARGEAALIGRDLNAITQFDASREHVSLRQTDARIPASVLAPALDIPSLVLLGDLNLKLVSAEVHNGLVNAAEGMLVWRNAGVSGAAEARFSDVTVSFSSPRAGVIEGIVRDGGGSLAAEGRILIERERFNAEITLGVRGEDPQLAEALLYVGQRTPDWRSLLRVDGTLRRLF, encoded by the coding sequence ATGAAGAAGTTGCTGGGCTGGATGCTGGCCCTGGTCGTGTTGTCGGTCCTGTTCGTGGTCATCGTCGCGGCCACCCTGCCGGCCGCCACGGCCTATCGCTTTGTCGAACCGAAGCTGCAACCGCTGCGGCTGCAGGGCATCGAAGGCAACCTGTGGACGGGGCGCGCGACGCAGCTGAGCGTGTACGCGGTCCCGCTCGGGGAATTGCGCTGGACGCTTGAGCCCGGAGGCGCCCTCGTGTTGCATGCACGCGGCGAAGCCGCCCTGATCGGACGCGATCTGAATGCAATCACGCAGTTCGATGCCAGTCGCGAGCATGTCTCGCTGCGCCAGACCGACGCTCGCATTCCGGCCAGCGTGCTCGCGCCCGCGCTCGACATTCCGTCGCTGGTCCTGCTCGGCGACCTGAATCTGAAGCTGGTGTCCGCGGAGGTGCACAACGGTCTGGTCAATGCCGCCGAGGGCATGCTGGTCTGGCGCAATGCCGGGGTCAGCGGTGCCGCCGAGGCGCGCTTCTCCGATGTCACCGTGAGTTTTTCCTCGCCGCGCGCCGGCGTGATCGAGGGGATCGTGCGCGATGGCGGCGGCTCGCTCGCCGCGGAAGGTCGCATCCTGATCGAACGCGAGCGCTTCAACGCCGAGATCACCCTCGGTGTGCGCGGCGAAGATCCGCAACTGGCCGAAGCCCTGTTGTACGTCGGCCAGCGAACGCCGGATTGGCGGTCGCTGCTGCGCGTCGACGGCACGCTGCGGAGACTGTTCTGA
- a CDS encoding inositol-phosphate phosphatase: MTAPTPEFLDAALAVARAAADAAEIVVARHYRARFEVEIKADASPVTIADREAEQAILAVLRAAYPDHAVYGEEYGRSGDSDFLWLIDPIDGTKAFVRGYPVFSTQIALMHRGELVLGVSSAGQFGERAWARRGGGAFVNNERVQIGPAMKLADAQLSVGNVKTLASDPRRWLALAELVRGANRTRGYGDFLHYHYLARGAVDAVIESDVNILDIAALAVIVREAGAVFSELDGTPLTLDTRSVLAAVPALHDELRARLA, from the coding sequence ATGACCGCGCCCACGCCGGAATTTCTGGACGCCGCGCTCGCGGTGGCGCGAGCGGCAGCCGATGCCGCCGAAATCGTGGTCGCGCGCCACTATCGCGCGCGCTTCGAGGTCGAGATCAAGGCCGATGCCTCGCCGGTGACGATCGCGGACCGCGAGGCCGAACAAGCCATCCTGGCGGTGCTCCGCGCGGCCTATCCGGACCATGCCGTGTACGGCGAGGAATATGGCCGCAGCGGCGACAGCGATTTCCTGTGGCTGATCGACCCGATCGACGGCACCAAAGCCTTCGTCCGCGGCTATCCGGTGTTCTCGACCCAGATCGCGCTGATGCATCGCGGCGAGCTGGTGCTCGGCGTGTCCAGCGCCGGCCAGTTCGGCGAACGCGCCTGGGCGCGTCGTGGCGGCGGTGCCTTCGTGAACAACGAGCGCGTGCAGATCGGCCCGGCGATGAAGCTCGCCGACGCGCAATTGTCGGTCGGCAACGTCAAGACGCTGGCGTCCGACCCTCGACGCTGGCTGGCCCTGGCCGAACTGGTTCGCGGCGCGAACCGCACCCGTGGCTACGGTGATTTCCTGCACTACCACTACCTGGCGCGTGGTGCGGTCGATGCCGTCATCGAGTCGGATGTGAACATTCTCGACATCGCCGCGTTGGCGGTGATCGTGCGTGAAGCCGGTGCCGTGTTCAGCGAACTCGATGGCACGCCCCTGACCCTGGACACACGCTCGGTGCTGGCCGCGGTGCCGGCCCTGCATGACGAACTGCGGGCGCGGCTGGCCTGA
- the nudE gene encoding ADP compounds hydrolase NudE, translating into MKKLPIIHDRRLLGEGTRFPVEQIDLEFSNGEKRTYERLPGSGRGAVIIVPMRDPETVLLIREYVCGLHAYELGLPKGRLERGEDVLEGANRELKEEVGVGARRLSILRTLSLAPTYMAHVTHVVLAEDLYPEKLEGDEPEELEVVPWRLDQLHELVQREDVTEGRSIAALFMAREVLMRRGSGA; encoded by the coding sequence ATGAAAAAACTTCCGATCATTCACGACCGCCGCCTGCTCGGCGAAGGCACACGCTTTCCGGTCGAGCAGATCGATCTCGAATTCAGCAACGGCGAAAAGCGCACTTACGAGCGCCTGCCCGGGTCCGGTCGCGGTGCGGTGATCATCGTGCCGATGCGCGACCCGGAGACCGTGCTGCTGATCCGCGAATACGTCTGCGGCCTGCATGCTTATGAACTCGGCCTGCCCAAGGGACGCCTGGAACGCGGCGAAGACGTGCTCGAAGGCGCTAATCGCGAACTGAAGGAAGAAGTCGGTGTCGGCGCGCGCCGGCTCAGCATCCTGCGCACGCTCTCGCTGGCGCCGACCTACATGGCCCACGTCACCCATGTCGTGCTCGCCGAAGACCTGTATCCCGAGAAGCTCGAAGGCGACGAACCCGAGGAACTCGAAGTCGTGCCCTGGCGGCTCGACCAGTTACACGAACTGGTGCAACGCGAGGACGTGACCGAGGGGCGCTCGATCGCCGCGCTGTTCATGGCGCGCGAAGTGCTGATGCGTCGCGGAAGTGGGGCATGA